From Humibacter ginsenosidimutans, a single genomic window includes:
- a CDS encoding PadR family transcriptional regulator, with the protein MTPAVFSHGRLRLYLLSLLDERPMHGYELIQALSDRFGGTYSPSAGTIYPRLSKLEEEGLVTKTTEGRKTVYSITDAGRAELRARASELDDIENEVTDSLRRMADEVRAGVNQAMKSLRADLAAAAREAKREAREAKTAGATASGTTAQGFAPDPRAESRLALREAEIVLNEFRQQVRADLRTATMHDGIPDAVVEHLRSDLARVRADLLARLSR; encoded by the coding sequence ATGACCCCCGCGGTGTTCTCGCACGGCCGTCTGAGGCTCTACCTTCTCAGCCTGCTCGACGAGCGGCCCATGCACGGCTATGAGCTGATCCAGGCGCTGAGCGACCGCTTCGGCGGCACGTACAGCCCCAGCGCCGGAACCATCTATCCGCGGTTGTCGAAGCTCGAAGAGGAAGGGCTCGTGACCAAGACGACCGAGGGCCGGAAGACGGTGTACTCGATCACGGACGCGGGGCGGGCGGAGTTGCGGGCACGGGCATCCGAGCTCGACGACATCGAGAACGAGGTCACCGACTCCCTGCGACGCATGGCAGACGAGGTGAGGGCCGGCGTGAACCAGGCCATGAAGAGCCTGCGCGCAGATCTCGCCGCTGCCGCCCGCGAGGCGAAGCGCGAGGCGCGCGAGGCGAAGACCGCAGGCGCGACCGCTTCGGGCACGACGGCTCAAGGCTTCGCACCCGACCCCCGCGCCGAGTCACGACTGGCGTTGCGCGAGGCCGAGATCGTGCTCAACGAGTTCCGTCAGCAGGTGCGTGCGGATCTGCGCACGGCCACGATGCACGACGGAATCCCGGATGCCGTCGTCGAGCACCTGCGCAGCGACCTCGCCAGGGTACGCGCCGACCTTCTCGCCCGGCTGTCGCGCTGA
- a CDS encoding DUF4097 family beta strand repeat-containing protein produces the protein MAQERWIVNPGDSKTIDFEVVRKLKVSLIAGRVDVIGHDERTARVEVSNVTGKELKVTIDGDTLEVDHPQWRWDNFIDVFRSWRGRAGADVTILVPRDVELKLGVVSAVALVSGLVTDAKLSTVSGEITTDGIVGDLDLNTVSGELTARDHRGEVFAHTVSGDITVSGSVTKLGVDSVSANIYLDLFGTPFEVKSNSVSGDLTMRLDENVGVRYRINTVSGVAHLDGTTVIKGSMGKTYTSQSGSLDGKWLDVSSSSVSGNISVVRRQPSTSTSAQATDAPATDTAEGAE, from the coding sequence ATGGCACAGGAACGCTGGATCGTGAACCCGGGCGACAGCAAGACCATCGACTTCGAGGTCGTGCGCAAGCTCAAGGTGAGCCTCATCGCGGGGCGAGTGGATGTCATCGGTCACGATGAGCGCACCGCCCGAGTCGAGGTGAGCAACGTGACGGGCAAGGAGCTGAAGGTCACCATCGACGGCGACACGCTCGAGGTGGACCACCCGCAGTGGCGGTGGGACAACTTCATCGACGTGTTCCGCTCCTGGCGAGGCAGGGCCGGCGCGGACGTGACCATCCTGGTGCCGCGCGACGTGGAACTGAAGCTCGGCGTCGTCTCCGCCGTCGCGCTCGTGAGCGGGCTCGTCACCGACGCCAAGCTCAGCACCGTGAGCGGGGAGATCACCACCGACGGCATCGTCGGCGACCTCGACCTCAACACGGTCAGCGGTGAGTTGACCGCCCGCGACCACCGCGGCGAGGTCTTCGCGCACACCGTCTCCGGCGACATCACGGTCTCGGGCAGCGTCACCAAGCTCGGCGTCGACAGCGTCAGCGCCAACATCTATCTCGACCTGTTCGGCACACCGTTCGAGGTGAAGTCCAACTCCGTGTCGGGCGACCTCACCATGCGCCTCGATGAGAACGTGGGCGTTCGCTACCGCATCAACACGGTCAGCGGCGTCGCCCACCTCGACGGCACCACCGTCATCAAGGGCTCCATGGGCAAGACCTACACGAGCCAGAGCGGCTCGCTCGACGGCAAATGGCTCGACGTGTCGTCCAGCTCCGTCTCCGGCAACATCTCGGTGGTGCGCAGACAGCCGAGCACCTCCACGAGTGCACAGGCGACGGATGCCCCCGCGACCGACACAGCAGAAGGCGCCGAATGA
- a CDS encoding NAD(P)-binding domain-containing protein, which produces MPTAPARTQVVIVGAGQAGLSVAYYLRRFQLEPDVDFVVFDRGPSTGGAWQFRWDALRMGSAHKISDLPGMTELGISFETADRTLPAKDIVAGYYRRYEDHFGFNVHRPSRVTGVVNRGADLVVQHGEGETAAQVLVNATGTWGSPFVPYYPGAKTFRGRHVHTNGYVSADEFRGKNVLVVGGGTSAVGFLLELEGVAKSVSWASRRPIDYSTEHVRTIEGGVAAVRDADAAARVGSALPSVVSSTGVPLTRKVAAGVARGLLKERPMFASIEPDGVRWADDSFTPVDAIIWATGFRPELRHLSPLKLREKQGGVVVESGQVWTDPRIFLAGYGPYASTIGAGRSGRIIARQIMALI; this is translated from the coding sequence GTGCCAACAGCCCCTGCACGCACGCAGGTGGTGATCGTCGGAGCCGGTCAGGCCGGCCTTTCGGTCGCTTATTACCTGCGGCGCTTTCAACTGGAACCGGACGTGGACTTCGTCGTCTTCGACCGGGGTCCGAGCACGGGCGGCGCCTGGCAGTTCCGGTGGGATGCCCTGCGCATGGGCAGTGCGCACAAGATCTCCGACCTGCCGGGAATGACGGAGCTGGGCATCAGCTTCGAGACGGCGGACCGCACGCTTCCGGCCAAAGACATCGTCGCGGGCTACTACCGCAGGTACGAAGACCACTTCGGGTTCAACGTGCATCGCCCGTCGCGTGTCACCGGCGTCGTGAACCGCGGAGCCGACCTCGTCGTGCAGCACGGCGAAGGCGAGACGGCCGCGCAGGTGCTCGTGAACGCCACCGGAACCTGGGGCTCGCCGTTCGTTCCGTACTACCCAGGCGCGAAGACATTCCGCGGCCGGCATGTGCACACCAACGGGTACGTCTCGGCCGACGAGTTCCGCGGCAAGAACGTTCTGGTGGTCGGCGGCGGCACCAGCGCCGTCGGCTTTCTGCTCGAACTGGAGGGTGTGGCCAAGAGCGTGTCGTGGGCATCCAGGCGCCCCATCGACTACAGCACGGAGCACGTGCGCACCATCGAGGGCGGAGTGGCCGCCGTGCGCGATGCGGATGCCGCCGCGCGCGTCGGCAGCGCCCTGCCCAGCGTCGTCAGCTCCACAGGAGTGCCGCTGACGCGCAAGGTCGCCGCAGGCGTCGCCCGCGGCCTGCTCAAGGAGCGCCCCATGTTCGCGTCGATCGAGCCCGACGGCGTGCGTTGGGCCGACGACTCCTTCACGCCGGTGGATGCCATCATCTGGGCCACCGGGTTCCGTCCCGAACTGCGCCACCTCTCGCCGCTCAAACTGCGGGAGAAGCAGGGTGGCGTGGTCGTGGAGTCCGGCCAGGTGTGGACCGATCCGCGCATCTTCCTCGCGGGCTACGGTCCCTACGCGTCGACGATCGGAGCCGGCCGGTCTGGACGCATCATCGCCCGTCAGATCATGGCGCTGATCTGA
- a CDS encoding APC family permease — protein sequence MTNEGRAPGLDGRSAKRWLIGEPLPSEKLEGQLLPKHLALPIFASDALSSVAYAPQELMMVLLIGGLAFLAYSPWIAVAVVVLMLTVVASYRQLVKAYPSGGGDYEVAHKNLGEKAGLVVASALLVDYVMTVAVSVASGVDNIISALPWLSGVRVELAVVCVAIIAAMNLRGVREASKAFAIPTYVFIGSIGIMIVTALIRTAAGAAPVAESAQYAVHAEGVTQAAVVLLLLRAFSSGCSALTGVEAVANGVPAFRTPKIRNARTTLLLMGGIAVFLFAGLMAIALISGVHYAENPCDLIGWKQCATEPQRSLIAQLASATFGNNSVPFFIIQAATAVVLLLAANTAFNGFPLLGSVLARDSYAPKAMSTRGDRLVFSNGVIALALAAIILLVIYEANLTNLIQLYIIGVFVSFTLGQSGMVKHWITLLRDKETRRQEKDRGSIIRSMSINAFGALLTFSVLVVVTITKFTHGAWLVFIMMPILFLLMLGVNRYYRDVAKEVEVDPTTTFGSSGDHAIVLVGKMQKPVLKALDYAIAARHQSIEAVHISLDDESTDSLQQQWHDMNIHVPLTIIESPYRDFGVPLIKYIKHRREEHGSEVTTVYLPQYIVGHWWETFLHNHRARRISKQLMMLHGVTIALVPWLLDSSELIYGRRSHPLPGQDRRGEPIRAIPRRPLAPALPNSASRGRRDVQLQTPPPAAPTERQEKDAQAQDASRKPGDSDPRSRSRAGRR from the coding sequence GTGACAAATGAGGGGAGGGCCCCCGGGTTAGACGGCCGCTCCGCGAAACGGTGGCTGATCGGGGAACCCCTACCCAGCGAGAAGCTCGAGGGACAGCTGCTTCCCAAGCACCTCGCACTGCCCATCTTCGCCAGTGACGCTCTGTCGTCCGTGGCCTACGCTCCGCAGGAGCTGATGATGGTGCTGCTGATCGGCGGCCTCGCCTTCCTCGCCTACTCGCCGTGGATCGCCGTCGCCGTCGTGGTGCTGATGCTCACGGTGGTCGCCTCGTACCGGCAGCTGGTCAAGGCCTACCCGTCTGGTGGCGGCGACTACGAGGTCGCGCACAAGAACCTCGGCGAGAAGGCGGGGCTGGTCGTGGCATCCGCCCTGCTCGTCGACTACGTCATGACCGTGGCCGTGTCGGTGGCGAGCGGTGTGGACAACATCATCTCGGCGCTCCCGTGGCTCAGCGGGGTGCGCGTCGAGCTCGCCGTCGTCTGCGTCGCGATCATCGCCGCGATGAACCTGCGCGGAGTGCGCGAGGCGAGCAAGGCGTTCGCCATCCCGACCTATGTGTTCATCGGGTCGATCGGCATCATGATCGTCACCGCACTCATCCGCACCGCCGCAGGCGCCGCCCCGGTCGCGGAGTCCGCCCAATACGCGGTGCACGCCGAAGGCGTCACGCAGGCGGCGGTCGTGCTCCTGCTGCTGCGCGCCTTCTCGAGTGGATGCTCCGCCCTCACCGGCGTCGAGGCCGTCGCCAACGGAGTCCCCGCGTTCCGCACCCCGAAGATCCGCAACGCACGCACGACGCTCCTGCTCATGGGCGGCATCGCGGTGTTCCTCTTCGCCGGCCTGATGGCCATCGCCCTCATCTCCGGTGTGCACTACGCGGAGAACCCGTGCGACCTGATCGGGTGGAAGCAGTGCGCGACGGAGCCGCAGCGCTCGCTCATCGCACAGCTGGCATCCGCCACCTTCGGCAACAACTCCGTTCCGTTCTTCATCATCCAGGCGGCGACGGCAGTCGTGCTGCTGCTGGCGGCCAACACCGCGTTCAACGGCTTCCCCCTGCTCGGCTCGGTGCTCGCCCGCGACTCCTACGCGCCCAAGGCGATGTCCACGCGCGGCGACCGCCTGGTGTTCTCGAACGGTGTGATCGCGCTCGCGCTGGCCGCGATCATCCTGCTCGTCATCTACGAGGCCAACCTCACCAACCTGATCCAGCTCTACATCATCGGCGTGTTCGTCTCGTTCACGCTCGGGCAGTCGGGCATGGTCAAGCACTGGATCACCCTGCTGCGCGACAAGGAGACGCGACGCCAGGAGAAGGACCGCGGGTCGATCATCCGCAGCATGTCGATCAACGCGTTCGGTGCGCTGCTCACGTTCAGCGTGCTCGTGGTCGTGACGATCACGAAGTTCACGCACGGCGCCTGGCTCGTGTTCATCATGATGCCGATCCTGTTCCTGCTGATGCTCGGCGTGAACCGGTACTACCGCGACGTGGCCAAGGAGGTCGAGGTCGACCCGACCACCACGTTCGGGTCGAGCGGAGACCACGCCATCGTGCTGGTCGGCAAGATGCAGAAGCCCGTGCTGAAGGCCCTCGACTACGCCATCGCGGCCAGGCACCAGTCGATCGAGGCCGTGCACATCTCGCTCGACGACGAGTCGACCGACTCCCTGCAGCAGCAGTGGCACGACATGAACATCCACGTGCCGCTCACCATCATCGAGTCGCCCTACCGGGACTTCGGCGTTCCGCTCATCAAGTACATCAAGCACCGGCGCGAGGAGCACGGCTCCGAGGTGACCACGGTGTACCTGCCGCAGTACATCGTCGGCCACTGGTGGGAGACGTTCCTGCACAACCACCGCGCCCGCCGCATCTCCAAGCAGCTGATGATGCTGCACGGCGTCACGATCGCGCTCGTGCCCTGGCTGCTCGACTCCTCCGAGCTCATCTACGGACGTCGCTCGCACCCGCTGCCCGGCCAGGACCGCCGTGGCGAGCCGATCCGCGCCATCCCGCGCCGACCCCTCGCGCCCGCGCTGCCCAACTCGGCGTCCCGCGGCCGCAGGGACGTTCAGCTCCAGACTCCGCCTCCCGCCGCTCCGACGGAACGCCAGGAGAAGGACGCGCAGGCCCAGGATGCCTCGCGCAAGCCCGGCGACTCCGACCCGCGCTCGCGGTCGCGCGCTGGTCGTCGCTGA